A region from the Drosophila mauritiana strain mau12 chromosome 2L, ASM438214v1, whole genome shotgun sequence genome encodes:
- the LOC117147184 gene encoding uncharacterized protein LOC117147184, whose product MSQSITREEIPRDRGLAQELRSEITRNSAEISFNFWQEFEHIRSTQQNRITQERLQRERINTLIRDEQEEANQEAEALSRSISAHGITSTTLPSPLSAVPTASMVKNSLVQGAKNMSNRASSGVKRKSPKQKFQSPKPNRPKQRNETEGQPNLPSPAPSHIPSAPPPSRATMITPNISNGVTPNISKYRLASKPKK is encoded by the coding sequence ATGTCCCAAAGCATTACAAGGGAAGAAATTCCCAGAGATAGGGGATTGGCCCAGGAGCTGAGGAGCGAAATCACCCGCAACTCGGCAGAAATCAGTTTCAACTTTTGGCAGGAGTTTGAACACATCCGGTCGACCCAGCAAAATCGCATAACGCAGGAGCGCTTGCAGCGAGAGCGGATTAACACTTTGATCCGGGATGAACAAGAGGAGGCCAACCAGGAGGCGGAGGCCCTGAGCCGTTCGATCAGTGCCCACGGCATCACCTCGACCACTTTGCCATCACCATTGTCAGCAGTCCCAACTGCGTCCATGGTGAAGAACTCCTTGGTCCAAGGAGCCAAGAATATGTCAAATCGCGCAAGTTCGGGTGTCAAACGGAAGTCGCCGAAGCAGAAGTTCCAATCACCCAAGCCGAATAGGCCCAAGCAAAGGAACGAAACCGAGGGTCAACCTAACTTGCCCTCTCCAGCCCCCTCCCACATTCCAAGTGCACCGCCACCCTCAAGAGCCACAATGATCACCCCGAATATCTCCAACGGTGTAACTCCCAATATATCAAAGTATAGATTGGCcagcaagcccaaaaaatGA